One Microcoleus sp. AS-A8 DNA window includes the following coding sequences:
- a CDS encoding CHASE2 domain-containing serine/threonine-protein kinase → MFRHPAAIASLTVMGLLLVGRQLRLLEPIELTAFDYMMQLRPALPLDDRLLIVEGTEADIQSYGFPLKDALLNQLMTKLEKHQPAVIGLDIYRDIAYPPGHAEFSTRLKNSDRIVPVCKLSDSNNPGTPPPPGVPIERVGFSDFSVDAKSVVRRALLLGEPPTNSRCMSDSSFSFQLARRYLEQKGIQPQLTPQQHIKLGKASLKPLDPNDGGYQQADTGGYQILLNYRSGGALARSVTLRDVLQDRVDPNWIKNRIVLIGLTAPSLNDLLYTPYSTGQQRFERTPGVVIHGQIASQLLSSALDGQSLFWFWPEWGEVLWIWVWSMAGGVVVRVVRHPGQLAIAEIGALSLLLGSSVFVFLGSGWIPIVAPALGLIFASTGVLAYNGYEAEQEKRKADEERRYIEQKAKEQESNLALLQELLRERLHQSSKADSQVSIPESTDMPPDDGDTAIATPEDFTSPTKDKVAPQPQDTSQHLAGRYDIQNVLGAGGFGLTYLAKDTQRPGTPTCVVKHLKPARRDDKFLGVARRLFETEAEILEKLGKHPHIPQLLAYFEEKQEFYLVQEYVEGHPLSDELPVDKKLPEAQVFNFLKETLEILVFIHEHKVIHRDIKPSNIMRRESDNQLFLIDFGAVKQIQPQEPTDQENYTVAIGTRGYAPAEQYAGHPTLSSDIYALGMIGIQALTGIPPYQLGHSESGDVIWRHLVSVGEEFAAVLEKMVRYHFAARYQSAAEVLEDLQRIKS, encoded by the coding sequence GTGTTCAGACATCCTGCGGCGATCGCCAGTCTGACGGTTATGGGTTTGCTGTTGGTGGGTCGGCAGCTACGTCTGTTGGAGCCTATAGAGCTGACAGCGTTTGACTATATGATGCAGCTACGACCTGCACTACCACTAGACGATCGCCTGCTGATCGTGGAGGGGACGGAGGCCGATATTCAGTCCTATGGGTTCCCCCTAAAGGATGCCTTGCTCAATCAGCTAATGACCAAGCTGGAAAAGCATCAACCCGCCGTCATTGGTTTGGATATCTATCGGGATATTGCCTATCCCCCAGGTCATGCTGAATTTTCAACGCGGCTAAAAAATAGCGATCGCATTGTTCCCGTTTGCAAACTCAGCGATTCCAATAATCCTGGCACACCACCCCCCCCAGGGGTTCCCATCGAACGTGTTGGCTTCAGTGACTTTTCGGTAGATGCCAAAAGTGTGGTTAGGCGAGCTTTATTACTTGGCGAGCCACCGACGAATTCTCGCTGCATGAGTGACTCCTCGTTCAGCTTTCAACTGGCACGACGCTACTTGGAACAAAAAGGAATACAGCCGCAATTGACCCCACAACAGCACATCAAACTGGGTAAAGCGAGCTTAAAGCCGCTCGACCCCAATGACGGGGGCTACCAACAAGCGGATACCGGCGGCTACCAAATTCTCTTAAATTACCGCTCTGGAGGCGCGCTGGCGCGAAGCGTGACCTTAAGGGACGTTCTGCAAGACCGAGTAGACCCTAACTGGATCAAAAACCGCATCGTCCTGATTGGTCTAACCGCCCCTAGCCTGAACGATCTCCTCTATACCCCCTATAGTACGGGTCAGCAACGCTTCGAGAGAACCCCAGGAGTCGTGATCCATGGTCAAATCGCCAGTCAATTGCTCAGTAGCGCCCTCGATGGACAATCCCTGTTTTGGTTCTGGCCAGAGTGGGGAGAAGTCTTGTGGATTTGGGTGTGGTCAATGGCTGGTGGTGTCGTTGTGCGGGTTGTCCGTCACCCCGGACAGCTAGCCATTGCTGAGATTGGAGCCTTGAGTTTGTTGTTAGGGAGTTCAGTATTCGTATTTTTGGGGTCTGGATGGATTCCCATCGTAGCCCCCGCTTTAGGTTTAATTTTTGCCAGTACTGGAGTTCTCGCTTACAACGGTTACGAGGCTGAGCAAGAAAAGCGCAAAGCGGATGAAGAGCGCCGTTATATTGAGCAAAAAGCGAAGGAGCAAGAGAGTAACCTAGCACTTTTGCAAGAACTCTTGAGAGAGAGGCTTCACCAGTCATCTAAAGCAGATTCCCAGGTATCGATCCCTGAATCAACGGATATGCCTCCCGATGATGGGGACACAGCAATTGCGACGCCGGAAGACTTTACATCTCCCACCAAGGATAAGGTCGCACCCCAACCCCAAGACACCTCCCAACATTTGGCTGGACGCTACGACATTCAGAATGTTTTGGGTGCTGGTGGGTTTGGTCTTACCTATCTAGCAAAAGATACTCAGCGACCCGGTACACCGACTTGTGTAGTCAAGCATTTAAAACCGGCTCGCCGTGATGACAAATTTTTAGGCGTTGCCAGACGGCTGTTTGAAACTGAGGCCGAAATTTTAGAGAAGTTAGGTAAACATCCTCATATTCCTCAGTTACTAGCTTATTTTGAAGAAAAGCAAGAGTTTTACTTAGTTCAAGAATATGTTGAAGGTCATCCTCTGAGTGATGAATTGCCAGTGGATAAAAAACTTCCCGAAGCGCAAGTTTTTAACTTTCTGAAGGAAACTTTAGAAATTCTAGTGTTTATCCACGAACACAAAGTCATTCATCGGGATATCAAGCCGAGCAATATCATGCGTCGTGAATCTGACAATCAACTTTTCTTAATTGATTTTGGCGCAGTCAAGCAGATTCAACCCCAAGAGCCAACAGATCAAGAAAATTACACCGTTGCTATTGGTACTCGTGGCTATGCTCCAGCCGAGCAATATGCGGGACACCCCACGCTGAGCAGTGATATTTACGCTTTAGGAATGATTGGTATTCAAGCTCTCACGGGCATTCCGCCCTATCAACTGGGGCATTCAGAATCGGGGGATGTCATCTGGCGGCATTTAGTGAGTGTCGGGGAAGAATTTGCTGCGGTTTTAGAGAAGATGGTGCGTTACCATTTCGCTGCAAGATACCAATCAGCCGCTGAGGTATTGGAAGACTTGCAGCGAATCAAAAGTTGA
- a CDS encoding GAF domain-containing protein translates to MTAASPRPSALEPREVTIDVSAQSDEPKTDTQHHSSVSALATNKGTFSAFLAPLNQDTFKQVVTEVEGRLEVVNQTLSMLDSLLDAQGFDSILDEMLRSITTKTGELLAADRTTIFVLDEERNQLWSIIAKDQGGGSLEIRIPADQGIAGEVATFKKVINIPYDFFDDPRSGASKEQFKRTGYRTYTMLALPLLNEQDELVAVVQLLNKLKPQHDPKAALEEKIDLNGFSSEDERVFEEFAPSIRLIMESSRSLRRATQKQRAAQALISATNSLSKSSLDLEETLKKVMDEAQQLMNASRSTLWLIDHDRDDLWTKIPINNVLQEMRLPRSMSSFAGQVALTGEPVNIGFDLYDHEGSETSKETDKRTGYRTCSLLCMPVFNADGELIGVTQLINKKKQGEFPDYDPADWPNAPECWKASFDRVDQEFMKAFNIQAGVALQNAKLFDTVKQQERMQRDILRSLSDGVISTDKEGKIIAVNERARDLLGLDAQRRVEGELVKNILRIEGQERKDENKFAQWLEDALKGKSAKDRKQYYPDRTLISGGPEQQRSVNLSLNTIADANDETKVRGALVVMEDISDEKRLKSTMYRYMTQELAEELLRLDDTKLGGDRKDVSILFSDIRGYTTLTESLEAEEVVGMLNEYFESMVEVIFKYKGTLDKYIGDAIMAVFGSPLPLKDHAWRSVQTAVEMRHRLAEFNERREACNKPQIKIGIGINSDSVISGNIGSSKRMEFTAIGDGVNLGSRLEGASKQYGCDIVISEYTFRPCADKIWYRELDCIRVKGKNDPVRIYEVMGLRTESISEQKQEIIELYHKGREHYLNRKFTRAMTEFATILEDIDKENKAASLHLTRCQHFLQAPPPDDWDGVWTLTEK, encoded by the coding sequence ATGACCGCTGCATCTCCCCGTCCCTCGGCTTTAGAACCGCGTGAAGTAACCATTGATGTTTCTGCTCAATCCGACGAACCCAAGACAGACACACAGCACCATTCATCTGTCAGTGCCTTAGCAACTAATAAGGGAACTTTTTCTGCCTTCCTGGCTCCTCTGAATCAAGACACATTTAAACAAGTCGTTACAGAGGTAGAAGGCCGACTAGAGGTTGTTAATCAAACCTTATCCATGCTCGATAGCTTGCTGGATGCCCAAGGGTTTGACTCAATCCTGGATGAAATGTTACGTTCCATTACGACAAAAACCGGGGAACTCCTGGCGGCTGATCGCACCACCATTTTTGTCTTGGATGAAGAAAGAAATCAACTCTGGTCGATTATTGCTAAGGATCAAGGCGGTGGTTCCCTAGAAATTCGCATTCCTGCCGATCAAGGGATTGCGGGTGAGGTCGCGACCTTCAAGAAAGTTATTAATATTCCCTACGATTTCTTTGACGATCCGCGCTCTGGTGCATCTAAAGAGCAATTTAAGAGAACCGGATACCGCACCTACACAATGCTGGCGTTACCCCTGTTGAACGAGCAGGACGAGTTAGTTGCCGTTGTCCAACTCTTAAATAAATTAAAACCCCAGCACGACCCAAAGGCGGCTTTAGAAGAAAAAATTGACCTGAACGGTTTCAGTTCTGAAGACGAGAGAGTTTTTGAGGAATTTGCCCCCTCAATTCGCCTGATTATGGAGTCGTCTAGATCGCTGCGGCGGGCAACCCAAAAACAACGAGCAGCTCAAGCCTTAATATCCGCCACCAACTCCCTAAGCAAAAGCAGCTTAGATTTGGAAGAAACCCTGAAAAAGGTGATGGATGAAGCCCAGCAACTGATGAATGCGTCTCGCAGTACGCTGTGGCTTATTGACCATGATCGCGATGATTTGTGGACAAAAATTCCCATCAATAACGTTTTACAAGAGATGCGCCTGCCGCGCTCAATGAGTTCCTTTGCCGGTCAAGTGGCTCTCACCGGTGAACCCGTTAATATTGGGTTTGACCTTTATGACCATGAAGGCTCTGAAACCTCGAAAGAAACTGATAAGAGGACGGGTTATCGGACTTGTAGCCTGTTATGTATGCCCGTGTTTAATGCCGATGGAGAATTGATCGGCGTCACGCAGTTAATTAACAAGAAGAAACAGGGCGAATTTCCTGACTATGACCCAGCGGATTGGCCTAACGCACCGGAGTGTTGGAAAGCGAGTTTCGATCGCGTTGACCAAGAATTCATGAAGGCGTTTAACATCCAAGCGGGTGTAGCCCTGCAAAACGCGAAGTTGTTTGACACTGTTAAGCAACAAGAGCGAATGCAGCGCGATATTCTGCGAAGTCTTTCGGATGGAGTGATCTCGACCGATAAAGAAGGCAAAATTATCGCGGTGAATGAGAGAGCCAGAGACCTACTCGGCTTAGATGCACAAAGACGTGTAGAAGGAGAATTGGTCAAGAATATCCTCCGCATTGAAGGCCAAGAACGAAAAGACGAGAACAAATTTGCCCAATGGTTAGAGGACGCTTTAAAGGGAAAGAGCGCCAAAGATCGCAAGCAATACTATCCTGATCGCACATTAATTTCCGGGGGACCTGAGCAACAACGCAGTGTGAATTTGTCGCTGAATACCATTGCCGACGCCAACGATGAGACTAAAGTGCGGGGGGCGTTGGTGGTGATGGAAGACATCAGTGATGAGAAGCGGCTTAAGAGTACGATGTATCGCTACATGACTCAGGAGCTGGCGGAGGAATTACTGAGACTTGACGACACCAAATTAGGGGGCGATCGCAAGGATGTTTCCATTCTCTTCTCCGACATTCGCGGCTATACCACCTTAACGGAAAGTTTAGAGGCAGAAGAGGTGGTGGGGATGTTGAATGAATATTTTGAGTCGATGGTCGAGGTGATTTTTAAATACAAAGGCACCCTCGATAAATACATCGGCGATGCCATCATGGCCGTCTTTGGTTCACCCTTACCCCTCAAAGACCATGCCTGGAGGTCGGTGCAAACAGCTGTCGAAATGCGCCACCGTTTGGCAGAGTTCAATGAACGTCGCGAAGCCTGTAACAAGCCACAGATCAAAATTGGCATTGGGATTAATTCCGATAGTGTGATTAGTGGCAACATTGGTTCTAGCAAGCGGATGGAATTCACCGCTATTGGAGACGGTGTTAACCTAGGCTCTCGTTTGGAAGGCGCGAGTAAGCAATACGGCTGTGATATCGTGATTAGCGAATATACCTTCCGACCCTGCGCCGACAAAATTTGGTACAGGGAGCTAGATTGTATTCGCGTTAAAGGTAAGAACGACCCCGTCAGAATTTATGAAGTGATGGGGTTACGCACAGAGTCCATTTCTGAGCAAAAGCAGGAAATCATCGAGCTTTACCATAAAGGACGAGAGCATTACCTGAATCGGAAATTTACCCGTGCTATGACTGAGTTTGCCACCATTCTCGAAGATATTGACAAGGAAAATAAAGCGGCGTCATTGCACTTGACGCGCTGTCAGCATTTTCTCCAAGCCCCTCCACCCGATGACTGGGATGGTGTCTGGACATTAACGGAAAAGTAG